The Anser cygnoides isolate HZ-2024a breed goose chromosome 19, Taihu_goose_T2T_genome, whole genome shotgun sequence genome contains a region encoding:
- the NOTUM gene encoding palmitoleoyl-protein carboxylesterase NOTUM, whose protein sequence is MLAAWERAAGSCAGSRAAEPAPPALPSPPAADPRPRGRRGGARRSAGGAARRRGLAAAAAAAASGGWRRAAMGTAAVHLLLLLGLLHAGPGGEGRKGWRRRGPAARERGEAAAAAAPAESFPLDFTAVEGNMDSFMAQVKSLAQSLYPCSAQALPHDLRLHLLHNASVTCNDGSPAGYYLKESKGSRRWLLFLEGGWYCFNRENCDTRYDTMRRLMSSKEWPATRVGTGILSSQPEENPHWWNANMVFIPYCSSDVWSGASSKSEKNEYAFMGALIIQEVIKELVGKGLSTAKVLLLAGSSAGGTGVLLNVDRVAEQLEDMGYQGIQVRGLADSGWFLDNKQYRRTDCIDTITCAPTEAIRRGIRYWNGIVPERCKLQFKEGEEWNCFFGYKIYPTLRCPVFVVQWLFDEAQLTVDNVHLTGQPVQEGQWLYIQNLGRELRNTLKDVTASFAPACLSHEIITRNHWTDIQVKGTSLPRALHCWDRSLHESNKNGKAPLKGCPIHLIDSCPWPHCNPSCPTIRDQFTGQEMNVIQFLMHMGFDVQKMAQQQGLEPSKLLGMLSSGN, encoded by the exons ATGCTCGCCGCCTGGGAGCGGGCGGCGGGCTCCTGCGCCGGCAGCCGCGCCGCCGAGCCCGCGCCGCCGGCGCTGccctcgccgcccgccgccgacccccggccccgcggacggcgcggcggggcgcggcggagCGCGGGCGGTGCTGCCCGCCGCCGGGgactggctgctgctgctgccgccgcggCGAGCGGCgggtggcggcgggcggcgaTGGGCACGGCGGCCgtgcacctcctgctgctgctggggctgctgcacgccgggcccggcggcgagggcaggaagggctggcggcggcggggtcCCGCGGCGCGAGAGcgcggcgaggcggcggcggcggcggcgccggccgAGAGCTTCCCGCTGGACTTCACCGCGGTGGAGGGCAACATGGACAGCTTCATGGCGCAGGTCAAGAGCCTGGCGCAGTCGCTGTACCCCTGCTCGGCCCAGGCGCTGCCGCACGACCTGCGCCTGCACCTCCTGCACAACGCCTCGGTCACCTGCAACGACGGCAGCCCGGCCGG CTACTACCTCAAGGAGTCCAAGGGCAGCCGGCGCTGGCTGCTGTTCCTCGAAG GAGGGTGGTACTGCTTCAACAGGGAGAACTGCGACACCCGCTACGACACCATGCGGAGGCTCATGAGCTCCAAGGAGTGGCCCGCGACCAGAGTGG GAACTGGGATCCTGTCATCACAGCCAGAGGAAAATCCCCACTGGTGGAACGCGAACATGGT ATTCATCCCTTATTGCTCAAGTGATGTTTGGAGTGGTGCCTCTTCCAAGTCTGAGAAAA ATGAATACGCCTTCATGGGAGCACTGATCATTCAAGAGGTTATAAAGGAGCTCGTGGGAAAAGGTCTTAGCACTGCAAAAGTGTTGCTGCTAGCAGGGAGCAG TGCTGGAGGAACAGGAGTGCTCTTGAATGTGGATCGAGTGGCGGAGCAGCTGGAGGACATGGGTTATCAAGGGATTCAGGTTCGAGGCTTGGCAGACTCTGGATGGTTCCTGGATAATAAACAGTATCGCAGAACTGACTGCATCGATACCATAACGTGTGCTCCGACAGAAGCCATCAGAAGAGGAATAAG GTATTGGAATGGTATTGTTCCTGAACGCTGTAAGCTGCAGTTTAAAGAGGGAGAGGAATGGAACTGCTTTTTTGGATATAAGATTTATCCCACTCTTCGAT GTCCAGTCTTTGTTGTCCAATGGCTCTTTGATGAGGCCCAGCTTACTGTAGACAATGTACACCTCACTGGCCAGCCTGTTCAGGAAGGGCAGTGGCTCTACATCCAGAATctggggagggagctgagaaACACCTTGAAGGATGTAAC tgctAGCTTTGCTCCTGCCTGTTTGTCTCATGAGATCATTACACGCAA TCACTGGACGGACATCCAGGTGAAGGGGACATCATTACCCCGTGCCCTGCACTGTTGGGATCGGAGCCTACATGAGAGCAACAAAAATGGGAAAGCCCCTCTGAAAGGTTGCCCAATTCATCTGATTGACAGCTGTCCATGGCCCCACTGCAACCCCTCGTGCCCCACTATCAGGGACCAGTTCACAGGGCAGGAGATGAATGTGATCCAGTTTCTCATGCACATGGGTTTTGACGTTCAGAAGATGGCACAGCAACAGGGCCTGGAGCCCAGTAAACTTCTGGGGATGCTCAGCAGTGGTAACTAG
- the MYADML2 gene encoding myeloid-associated differentiation marker-like protein 2 yields the protein MMENTGGPYLNTAAVTSPVGIVRLLQIMFGCTTFSLVAHQGGFSAAYGTFCMFVWTFCFAVTVFIITCEFTHLHSCLSISWGNFTAAFAMLATLMSVTAAVIYPLYFVQLGCYPIGCEVRDFRIAASVFAGLVFVVYAAEVFLTRAKPGQVTSYMATVSGLLKIVQAFVACIIFGALVNDSQYSKYVATQWCVAVYSFCFVVTVVVVAFSVTGKTALLWFPFERSVVVYTFGAVLLYVSAAVIWPVFCFDSKYGSPQRPGLCARGRCPWDSQLVIAIFTYVNLLLYVVDLAYSQRIRFVSHL from the coding sequence ATGATGGAGAACACAGGAGGGCCGTATCTGAACACCGCTGCTGTAACATCCCCTGTGGGAATAGTTCGCTTGCTGCAGATAATGTTTGGATGCACCACATTCAGCCTGGTTGCCCACCAAGGGGGATTCAGTGCAGCATATGGCACTTTCTGCATGTTTGTCTGGaccttctgttttgctgtcaCTGTCTTTATCATAACCTGCGAGTTCACACATCTGCACAGCTGCCTGAGCATTTCCTGGGGAAActtcactgctgcttttgccatGCTTGCCACGCTCATGTCCGTCACGGCAGCAGTGATCTACCCACTCTATTTTGTCCAGCTTGGCTGTTACCCTATCGGCTGTGAGGTGAGAGACTTTCGTATAGCAGCCAGCGTCTTTGCCGGTCTCGTGTTCGTTGTGTATGCCGCGGAGGTGTTCCTGACCAGGGCAAAACCGGGACAGGTCACCAGTTACATGGCCACTGTCTCTGGGCTTCTGAAAATCGTTCAGGCCTTCGTGGCCTGCATCATCTTTGGGGCGCTGGTGAACGACAGCCAGTACAGCAAATACGTGGCGACACAGTGGTGCGTGGCTGTCtacagcttttgctttgtgGTGACAGTGGTGGTGGTCGCCTTCAGCGTCACAGGTAAGACCGCTTTGCTCTGGTTTCCCTTCGAGCGCTCTGTGGTCGTCTACACCTTTGGGGCCGTCCTGCTGTATGTGAGTGCGGCTGTCATCTGGCCGGTGTTCTGCTTCGACAGTAAGTACGGCTCCCCCCAGCGCCCCGGCCTCTGCGCCAGGGGCAGGTGCCCGTGGGACAGCCAGCTGGTGATCGCCATCTTCACCTATGTCAACTTGCTGCTCTACGTCGTGGACCTGGCGTACTCCCAGCGCATCCGCTTCGTCTCCCACCTCTGA